Proteins from a single region of Apium graveolens cultivar Ventura chromosome 7, ASM990537v1, whole genome shotgun sequence:
- the LOC141675162 gene encoding putative CRM domain-containing protein At3g25440, chloroplastic isoform X1, with the protein MVMIARGLLLLAASKSACNSNQQLKKVLFNHLFLQSQSYCHVMCKVFGQVSSVSTLYENERFYARGGRLIHMSRWLSQVNEPVKPAEAAGSCTHTEGSGDGKIKRKKLKGKRAVVKWLKSFRFKKKRDYGRMTAEEKILFKLRKARKKEERYLEALKKLEPKESAETKHDPEILTPEEHFFFLKMGQKSKNYVPIGRRGIYQGVILNMHLHWKKHQTLQVVVKTFSPEEVREIAVELARLTGGIVLDIQEDNSIIMYRGKNYTQPPTEIMSPRITLPRKKALDKSKYRDGLRAVRKYIPRLEQDLELLRARAENQAESNLGLTEEGQTKSIPEVTSKAQLIDITTCNSGNLSKEQLEGSLKLKELMAQNGEYREDDDSTIHSGMDSDSEALSDIFETESDTDNEKEQNLYLDEFDKFPARDDRQTDDFEVHLRQISADSKTEKSWEKDTEIPNLDEVDRMVLRAASLLKKKRR; encoded by the exons ATGGTGATGATTGCAAGAGGACTATTATTATTAGCTGCTTCTAAAAGTGCGTGTAATTCGAACCAGCAGCTGAAGAAAGTGCTCTTCaatcacttgtttttacaatcTCAAAG CTACTGTCATGTTATGTGCAAGGTTTTTGGTCAAGTATCTTCTGTGTCAACACTTTATGAGAATGAAAGGTTTTACGCTAGAGGAGGTCGGTTAATCCACATGAGTCGGTGGTTGAGCCAAGTCAATGAACCCGTGAAGCCAGCTGAGGCTGCAGGAAGCTGTACACACACCGAGGGCTCTGGTGATGGTAAAATTAAGAGGAAAAAGTTGAAAGGGAAAAGAGCTGTTGTCAAGTGGTTGAAGTCCTTTAGGTTTAAGAAGAAAAGGGACTACGGAAGAATGACTGCCGAAGAAAAAATTCTGTTTAAACTGAGAAAG GCTCGGAAAAAAGAAGAAAGGTATCTTGAAGCTCTTAAGAAGCTCGAGCCTAAGGAATCAGCAGAAACAAAACATGACCCAGAGATATTAACACCAGAAGAGCACTTTTTCTTTTTAAAGATGGGGCAAAAAAGCAAGAATTATGTGccaattggaagaagaggtatatacCAAGGAGTAATCCTCAACATGCACTTGCACTGGAAGAAGCACCAGACTCTACAGGTAGTGGTTAAGACATTCTCCCCAGAGGAGGTAAGGGAGATTGCAGTTGAGCTGGCAAGATTGACAGGAGGGATTGTTCTTGACATTCAAGAAGATAATTCCATCATAATGTACAGAGGGAAGAACTATACTCAGCCACCAACAGAGATAATGTCACCGAGGATCACTCTCCCTCGGAAGAAG GCTTTAGACAAATCCAAATACCGGGATGGCCTTCGAGCTGTAAGGAAGTATATACCAAGACTTGAGCAGGACCTAGAGCTGCTTCGAGCAAGGGCCGAAAACCAAGCTGAAAGTAATTTGGGTTTAACTGAAGAAGGCCAAACTAAAAGTATACCTGAGGTTACTAGCAAAGCCCAATTGATCGACATTACAACTTGCAACTCCGGAAACCTTTCAAAAGAACAATTGGAAGGCTCTTTAAAGCTAAAAGAACTAATGGCTCAAAATGGTGAATACCGTGAGGATGATGATTCCACCATACACTCAGGTATGGATTCAGATTCTGAAGCCCTGTCGGATATTTTTGAGACGGAGTCTGATACTGATAATGAGAAGGAACAAAACTTATACTTGGATGAGTTTGACAAATTCCCTGCAAGGGATGACAGGCAGACAGATGATTTTGAAGTGCACCTACGTCAAATATCCGCAGACTCAAAAACGGAGAAGTCGTGGGAAAAAGATACAGAAATACCCAACCTTGACGAGGTTGATCGGATGGTTCTACGAGCTGCTTCACTTTTAAAGAAAAAGAGAAGATAA
- the LOC141675162 gene encoding putative CRM domain-containing protein At3g25440, chloroplastic isoform X2 produces the protein MSRWLSQVNEPVKPAEAAGSCTHTEGSGDGKIKRKKLKGKRAVVKWLKSFRFKKKRDYGRMTAEEKILFKLRKARKKEERYLEALKKLEPKESAETKHDPEILTPEEHFFFLKMGQKSKNYVPIGRRGIYQGVILNMHLHWKKHQTLQVVVKTFSPEEVREIAVELARLTGGIVLDIQEDNSIIMYRGKNYTQPPTEIMSPRITLPRKKALDKSKYRDGLRAVRKYIPRLEQDLELLRARAENQAESNLGLTEEGQTKSIPEVTSKAQLIDITTCNSGNLSKEQLEGSLKLKELMAQNGEYREDDDSTIHSGMDSDSEALSDIFETESDTDNEKEQNLYLDEFDKFPARDDRQTDDFEVHLRQISADSKTEKSWEKDTEIPNLDEVDRMVLRAASLLKKKRR, from the exons ATGAGTCGGTGGTTGAGCCAAGTCAATGAACCCGTGAAGCCAGCTGAGGCTGCAGGAAGCTGTACACACACCGAGGGCTCTGGTGATGGTAAAATTAAGAGGAAAAAGTTGAAAGGGAAAAGAGCTGTTGTCAAGTGGTTGAAGTCCTTTAGGTTTAAGAAGAAAAGGGACTACGGAAGAATGACTGCCGAAGAAAAAATTCTGTTTAAACTGAGAAAG GCTCGGAAAAAAGAAGAAAGGTATCTTGAAGCTCTTAAGAAGCTCGAGCCTAAGGAATCAGCAGAAACAAAACATGACCCAGAGATATTAACACCAGAAGAGCACTTTTTCTTTTTAAAGATGGGGCAAAAAAGCAAGAATTATGTGccaattggaagaagaggtatatacCAAGGAGTAATCCTCAACATGCACTTGCACTGGAAGAAGCACCAGACTCTACAGGTAGTGGTTAAGACATTCTCCCCAGAGGAGGTAAGGGAGATTGCAGTTGAGCTGGCAAGATTGACAGGAGGGATTGTTCTTGACATTCAAGAAGATAATTCCATCATAATGTACAGAGGGAAGAACTATACTCAGCCACCAACAGAGATAATGTCACCGAGGATCACTCTCCCTCGGAAGAAG GCTTTAGACAAATCCAAATACCGGGATGGCCTTCGAGCTGTAAGGAAGTATATACCAAGACTTGAGCAGGACCTAGAGCTGCTTCGAGCAAGGGCCGAAAACCAAGCTGAAAGTAATTTGGGTTTAACTGAAGAAGGCCAAACTAAAAGTATACCTGAGGTTACTAGCAAAGCCCAATTGATCGACATTACAACTTGCAACTCCGGAAACCTTTCAAAAGAACAATTGGAAGGCTCTTTAAAGCTAAAAGAACTAATGGCTCAAAATGGTGAATACCGTGAGGATGATGATTCCACCATACACTCAGGTATGGATTCAGATTCTGAAGCCCTGTCGGATATTTTTGAGACGGAGTCTGATACTGATAATGAGAAGGAACAAAACTTATACTTGGATGAGTTTGACAAATTCCCTGCAAGGGATGACAGGCAGACAGATGATTTTGAAGTGCACCTACGTCAAATATCCGCAGACTCAAAAACGGAGAAGTCGTGGGAAAAAGATACAGAAATACCCAACCTTGACGAGGTTGATCGGATGGTTCTACGAGCTGCTTCACTTTTAAAGAAAAAGAGAAGATAA